The Ignavibacteria bacterium genome contains a region encoding:
- a CDS encoding type II toxin-antitoxin system HigB family toxin translates to MHIITRKRLNEFTEMYPDSRNSLLHWYRIMKTTNFNSFNELRSVFPNTDQVGKLTVFNIGGNKVRLIAAMHYNRKRVYIRAILTHQEYDNNKWKE, encoded by the coding sequence GTGCACATAATTACAAGAAAGCGTTTGAATGAATTCACCGAAATGTACCCCGATTCGAGAAATAGTTTATTGCATTGGTACCGAATAATGAAGACAACAAATTTCAATTCGTTTAACGAGTTACGTTCGGTTTTTCCTAACACTGACCAAGTTGGAAAATTGACCGTGTTCAATATTGGAGGGAACAAAGTACGACTTATCGCTGCAATGCATTACAACAGAAAACGAGTTTATATTCGCGCAATTCTGACACATCAAGAATACGATAACAATAAATGGAAAGAATAA
- a CDS encoding choice-of-anchor B family protein has translation MKYIATVFSLILLTSHIAYSQTNGLTLFSHLDKKHGTTSGVSYSGCWGYTASDGREYGIVGTATGTAFIDITDSANEVAFVTGPTSVWREMRTYNNYAYVVTEAGGGMQIIDLSNLPSSVSLVQSYNYSNGSKNILRSHTIEIANGFLYLNGCANWSPGGAVIFSLANPTSPQFVGVVNFGRYYHDTYIRNDTMYAAAGYNGIDIVHLSNKISPSLIAHIGETSFYKHNTWTTTNGNYVISTDEIGSTPLQLKFWDMTTLPIAPTSPSATYSYSPADIVHNVTVRGNYAYVAWYTAGTIVVNITDPLDPITSGWYDSYPGASGGYNGVWAIYPYFPSGKIVSSDIQTGTYVFTYNNLHPRRVVHPIFPNDNDSIVVGSQIKFRWNRAANMIDDPHYYQLHIWGNSVDTIFLANDSTVMLTLSFLSAGNKYKWRIITKDEFNTTASPDTFQVRIIPQQFGSVSGIVFNDSDGDGIKDNGETGLVNWKMKITGTKDDSAISDANGNYFIGNLPDGNYTLSEVLQNGFVQTFPPSPGTYSVSISSGNTVTGNHFGNFKLGKIGGQKFHDVNGNGIKDAGENGISHWEIFLNGITNDSVTTDANGNFLFTNLFAGTYTLSEEVNNEWLQTYPISGTHIVNVFSGAYLSGNNFGNFRYGKISGTKFNDVNANGVFDDNENGIPNWKILLMGATMESVSTDGNGKFQFINVRAGAYTLSEMQRVNWVQTFPFLGTYSVSVSSGDSIAGKNFGNVQTGKISGIIFNDGNGNGELDEGEPKLSSWKIRLKKNSLLVDSVLSNAKGMYEFSNLLPADYEVSEGVFNGWIQTFPMNGTHFVSLAGGSVVENMNFGNFQQCSISGMVFEDENGNGVRNVGDISMHGIKVLLFSPDTLSLVDSAQMTDEGYSFTDLFAGTYFVRVQINEGWIQTTTNSSAIPLTSGININGIHFGLFQLGKISGTIFFDANANAIRDSVEAGLQTWKIILGGPASDTVETDENGNYVFEHLQAGNYSVCEKLQTGWQQTFPTSESYSVFVTSGSNFSGNDFGNFVGTTKFRTFRADTLLAQKAIKLKKTGDGTFKELPNIATVRDNEFIKIGKYGATFLGVPQGTKDSAKIYSWISYKTPSSLGKFYTEPHTGNSYPLDSSRIGSRYKKLVKAISPTRAKNNNVAWEQCVVFKLNLFASRDSVLPQKFGSLVLDTPYVLIGRQLKGSTLEEIANYCDTLMTYWERFGINNSTAYRNLDTFARNIVKRINDGFFVHIDTSNISIHYVTVQKYFSVYLKGVKTASEVGIVREEPNRISAPLIFYSNVKTEPSEIVLEQNYPNPFNPLTVIRYSLSVNSMITLKVYDVLGREVAKLLSNEEMEEGEHKIQFDASGLPSGVYFYRIDISQDGSSAGAAILRYSETKKLLLIK, from the coding sequence ATGAAATATATTGCTACAGTCTTTTCTCTTATTCTTCTCACTTCGCACATTGCATATTCACAAACAAACGGTTTAACGTTATTTTCTCATCTCGATAAAAAACACGGAACAACAAGCGGCGTTTCATACAGCGGATGCTGGGGCTATACTGCTTCCGATGGGCGCGAGTATGGAATTGTTGGAACAGCAACGGGAACGGCGTTTATTGATATTACCGATTCGGCAAACGAAGTTGCGTTTGTAACTGGACCGACTTCTGTTTGGAGAGAAATGCGCACGTATAACAATTATGCCTATGTCGTTACCGAAGCCGGCGGCGGAATGCAGATAATTGATTTGTCAAATCTTCCTTCTTCCGTTTCCTTGGTGCAGTCGTATAATTATTCGAATGGTTCTAAAAATATTTTGCGTTCGCATACGATAGAAATTGCAAACGGATTTTTGTATCTCAACGGATGTGCGAATTGGTCTCCGGGAGGCGCAGTAATTTTTTCTCTTGCAAATCCAACATCCCCGCAATTTGTTGGCGTAGTAAATTTTGGTAGATATTATCACGACACATATATTCGCAACGATACAATGTACGCCGCGGCCGGGTACAACGGAATTGATATTGTTCATCTTTCCAATAAAATTTCTCCGTCGCTGATTGCACACATCGGCGAAACAAGTTTTTACAAACATAACACGTGGACAACAACAAACGGAAACTATGTAATTTCTACGGATGAAATCGGAAGTACGCCGTTACAACTTAAGTTTTGGGATATGACAACGCTCCCTATTGCGCCAACTTCTCCTTCCGCAACGTATTCGTATTCACCTGCTGATATTGTTCATAACGTTACCGTGCGCGGAAACTATGCATACGTTGCATGGTACACTGCAGGAACAATTGTCGTGAACATTACGGATCCGTTAGACCCGATAACTTCTGGATGGTACGATTCGTATCCGGGAGCGAGCGGAGGGTACAACGGTGTGTGGGCAATTTATCCGTACTTTCCTTCGGGAAAAATTGTTTCGTCCGATATTCAAACGGGAACGTATGTTTTTACATACAACAATTTACATCCGCGCCGGGTTGTACATCCGATATTTCCGAACGATAATGATTCAATCGTTGTGGGTTCACAAATTAAATTTCGATGGAATCGCGCGGCGAATATGATTGATGACCCCCACTATTATCAACTGCATATTTGGGGAAATTCTGTTGATACAATTTTTCTGGCAAATGATTCAACAGTTATGCTCACGCTTTCATTTCTTTCCGCAGGAAATAAATACAAGTGGCGCATTATTACGAAAGACGAATTCAATACAACTGCGTCGCCTGATACGTTTCAGGTTCGAATAATTCCGCAACAATTTGGTTCCGTGAGCGGAATTGTTTTCAACGATTCCGACGGCGACGGGATAAAAGACAATGGTGAAACGGGACTTGTGAATTGGAAAATGAAAATTACAGGAACGAAAGATGATTCTGCAATATCGGACGCAAACGGAAATTATTTTATCGGCAATTTACCCGATGGAAATTATACGCTGAGTGAAGTATTACAAAACGGATTCGTGCAAACATTTCCGCCTTCGCCAGGAACATATTCTGTTTCCATAAGTTCCGGAAATACTGTTACGGGAAACCATTTCGGCAATTTTAAACTCGGAAAAATCGGCGGGCAAAAATTTCACGATGTGAATGGAAACGGAATAAAAGATGCGGGCGAAAACGGAATTTCTCACTGGGAAATATTTTTAAACGGAATAACGAATGATTCAGTAACGACCGACGCAAACGGAAATTTTCTTTTCACCAATTTGTTTGCGGGAACATATACGTTGAGCGAAGAAGTGAACAACGAATGGTTGCAAACCTATCCGATTTCGGGAACACATATCGTTAATGTTTTTAGCGGTGCATATTTGAGTGGAAATAATTTTGGAAATTTTCGTTACGGAAAAATAAGCGGAACGAAATTCAACGATGTCAATGCAAACGGCGTGTTCGATGATAACGAAAATGGAATTCCGAACTGGAAAATACTTCTCATGGGAGCGACAATGGAATCCGTTTCAACAGATGGAAATGGAAAATTTCAGTTCATCAATGTTCGTGCGGGCGCTTACACCTTGAGCGAAATGCAACGCGTTAACTGGGTGCAAACGTTTCCTTTTTTGGGAACATATTCTGTTTCGGTTTCCAGCGGAGATAGCATTGCAGGGAAAAATTTCGGCAATGTGCAAACCGGGAAAATCTCCGGAATAATATTCAATGACGGTAACGGCAATGGCGAATTGGATGAAGGAGAACCAAAACTTTCGTCGTGGAAAATTCGTTTGAAAAAAAATTCTTTGCTAGTTGATTCCGTTCTCAGCAACGCAAAAGGAATGTATGAATTTTCCAATCTTCTTCCGGCGGATTATGAAGTAAGCGAAGGAGTTTTCAATGGATGGATTCAAACATTTCCGATGAACGGTACGCATTTCGTTTCGCTTGCAGGAGGAAGTGTTGTTGAGAATATGAACTTCGGAAATTTTCAACAGTGTTCCATCAGCGGAATGGTGTTTGAAGATGAAAATGGGAATGGCGTTCGGAATGTAGGCGATATTTCGATGCATGGAATAAAAGTATTGTTGTTTTCTCCCGATACGCTTTCGCTTGTGGATTCGGCGCAAATGACGGATGAGGGTTATTCATTTACAGATTTATTTGCGGGAACGTATTTTGTTCGCGTACAAATAAACGAAGGATGGATTCAAACAACAACGAATTCATCGGCAATACCATTGACGAGTGGAATAAATATTAACGGAATACATTTCGGATTATTTCAATTGGGAAAAATTTCGGGAACGATTTTTTTCGATGCGAATGCAAACGCAATTCGGGATTCGGTGGAGGCGGGATTGCAAACGTGGAAAATTATACTTGGGGGACCAGCAAGCGATACTGTTGAAACGGACGAAAACGGAAATTATGTTTTTGAACATTTGCAAGCGGGAAATTATTCTGTGTGCGAAAAATTGCAAACTGGGTGGCAACAAACATTTCCTACGTCGGAAAGTTATTCGGTTTTCGTAACGAGTGGGAGTAATTTCTCGGGAAACGATTTTGGAAATTTTGTCGGCACAACGAAGTTTCGCACATTTCGCGCGGATACGTTGCTGGCACAAAAAGCAATTAAACTAAAGAAGACGGGAGACGGTACGTTCAAAGAATTGCCGAATATTGCAACCGTACGCGATAACGAATTTATAAAAATTGGGAAATACGGAGCAACTTTTTTAGGAGTTCCACAGGGAACAAAAGATTCGGCGAAAATTTATTCGTGGATTTCTTATAAGACGCCGAGTTCTTTGGGGAAATTTTATACAGAACCTCATACGGGAAATTCTTATCCGTTAGATTCGTCTCGTATTGGCTCACGATATAAAAAACTTGTTAAAGCAATATCACCGACGAGAGCAAAAAATAACAACGTTGCGTGGGAACAATGTGTTGTGTTCAAGTTGAATTTATTTGCGAGTCGCGATTCCGTACTTCCTCAAAAATTCGGTTCGTTGGTTTTAGATACGCCGTATGTGCTTATCGGAAGACAGTTGAAAGGAAGTACTCTTGAGGAAATTGCAAATTATTGTGATACACTGATGACCTATTGGGAACGATTTGGAATAAATAATTCAACAGCGTACAGAAATCTTGATACGTTTGCGAGAAACATTGTGAAACGAATAAACGATGGTTTTTTTGTACACATTGATACAAGCAACATTTCGATACATTATGTTACAGTGCAAAAATATTTCAGCGTGTATTTAAAAGGTGTGAAAACAGCATCTGAGGTAGGAATTGTACGCGAAGAACCGAACAGAATTTCTGCTCCGCTGATTTTTTACTCAAACGTAAAGACTGAGCCGTCGGAAATTGTATTGGAGCAGAATTATCCCAATCCGTTTAATCCGTTGACCGTGATACGTTATTCGTTATCTGTGAATAGTATGATAACGTTGAAAGTGTATGATGTGTTGGGTAGAGAAGTAGCGAAGTTATTGAGTAACGAAGAAATGGAAGAAGGTGAACACAAAATACAATTTGATGCGAGTGGTTTACCCAGCGGCGTGTATTTCTATCGTATAGATATTTCGCAAGATGGTTCATCCGCTGGGGCGGCAATCTTGCGTTACAGCGAAACAAAAAAATTATTGCTGATAAAATAG
- a CDS encoding M2 family metallopeptidase, which translates to MKLFLIFALPLLLFTFVYIGLTGVDKKDEQFRRNVAEFLNMYNTTYPKLYAISSEADWKASTDVTDEHTGQQVGANGVLAAFQGSEYVINKCKEFLKQKDKLDAMTRKQLETILRSAALYPGTIPDVVAARVEAESKQGAVLNSFEFHYEKKGEPVKIVTPNQLDDILSSSTDLTERKHAWEVSKQTGAALKPGLLQLQSIRNRVATEMGYNSFFDLQVSGYEMSVPEMMTTMKQFNTELKPLYEQLHCWTKNKLAEKFKQPVPKKIPAHWLGNRWSQAWPGIVEGVDLNAMFKEKKPEWFIQQAEKFYVSLGMKQLPKTFWEKSDLYELPADAKRKKNTHASAWHMDLQKDVRSLMSVKPDYDWFETTHHELGHIYYYIAYSTPEVPITLREGANRGFHEAIGDLIGIAARQPKYLKEIGVMGNDVKIDQTQYLLNEALDNAVVFIPWSAGVMTHWEHDFYEEKLSADKLNERWWKYVGEFQGVEAPEQRGENFCDAATKTHINDDPAQYYDYAMAFIIKYQLHMYIAKNILHEDPHNCNYYGNKKVGDWLMSILKLGATKDWREVIKEKTGEPISSKAMLEYFSPIMDYLKEQNKGKSVSWE; encoded by the coding sequence ATGAAACTCTTTCTCATTTTTGCTTTACCGCTTTTACTGTTCACGTTTGTATATATCGGATTAACCGGCGTGGATAAAAAAGACGAACAATTCAGACGCAACGTTGCGGAATTTTTGAATATGTATAACACCACTTATCCGAAACTCTACGCAATTTCTTCCGAAGCGGATTGGAAAGCGTCAACAGATGTTACGGATGAACACACGGGACAGCAAGTCGGCGCGAATGGTGTGCTTGCCGCGTTTCAAGGAAGCGAATACGTGATTAACAAATGCAAAGAATTTTTGAAACAGAAAGATAAACTTGATGCGATGACGCGCAAACAACTCGAAACAATTTTACGCAGCGCGGCACTGTATCCCGGAACAATTCCCGATGTTGTCGCGGCGCGTGTGGAAGCAGAATCGAAACAAGGTGCTGTGTTGAACAGTTTTGAATTTCATTACGAGAAAAAAGGCGAACCGGTAAAGATAGTAACCCCAAATCAGCTGGATGATATTCTTTCTTCTTCAACAGATTTAACAGAACGCAAACACGCGTGGGAAGTTTCCAAACAAACCGGCGCGGCGTTGAAACCGGGATTGCTGCAACTTCAATCCATTCGCAATCGTGTTGCAACGGAAATGGGATACAATTCGTTTTTCGATTTGCAAGTAAGCGGTTACGAAATGTCTGTTCCCGAAATGATGACGACGATGAAACAATTTAACACCGAATTGAAACCGCTCTACGAACAATTGCATTGCTGGACAAAAAATAAACTTGCTGAAAAATTTAAGCAACCCGTTCCGAAAAAAATTCCCGCGCATTGGTTAGGAAATCGTTGGAGTCAAGCGTGGCCCGGAATTGTTGAGGGAGTTGATTTGAATGCAATGTTCAAGGAGAAAAAGCCGGAATGGTTTATTCAGCAAGCGGAAAAATTTTATGTTTCTCTCGGAATGAAACAACTGCCGAAAACATTTTGGGAGAAATCGGATTTGTATGAACTTCCCGCCGATGCAAAGCGAAAGAAAAACACGCACGCATCTGCTTGGCATATGGATTTGCAAAAGGATGTTCGCTCGCTGATGAGCGTGAAACCCGATTACGATTGGTTTGAAACAACACATCACGAACTCGGACATATTTATTATTACATCGCGTATTCTACTCCGGAAGTTCCTATAACATTACGTGAAGGAGCGAACCGCGGATTTCACGAAGCGATTGGTGATTTGATTGGTATAGCCGCTCGTCAACCGAAATACTTAAAAGAAATCGGCGTGATGGGAAACGATGTAAAGATTGACCAAACACAATATTTATTGAACGAAGCGCTCGATAATGCCGTTGTGTTTATTCCGTGGAGCGCGGGAGTGATGACGCATTGGGAACATGATTTCTACGAAGAAAAATTATCTGCAGATAAACTCAATGAACGTTGGTGGAAATATGTCGGCGAATTTCAAGGAGTGGAAGCGCCGGAACAACGCGGTGAAAATTTTTGCGATGCCGCGACAAAAACACACATCAATGACGACCCGGCGCAGTATTACGATTATGCGATGGCGTTCATTATTAAATACCAATTGCATATGTACATTGCGAAAAATATTTTACACGAAGACCCGCACAATTGCAATTACTACGGAAATAAAAAAGTTGGCGATTGGCTGATGAGTATTTTAAAACTCGGAGCAACGAAAGATTGGCGCGAAGTAATCAAAGAAAAAACCGGCGAACCGATTTCCTCAAAAGCAATGCTCGAATATTTTTCTCCGATTATGGATTATTTGAAAGAGCAGAATAAGGGGAAGAGCGTGAGTTGGGAGTGA
- a CDS encoding PorV/PorQ family protein: MLKYTPIFRSAYALVFFFLSTNSLAGNRSGTVAEQFLKIPTDARIVGLGGSFAAVAEGVSSLTQNPGGLMSIENISVSATYTPWFANIQHSFVGAAMRLEDFGVFGAGITMLATDDMPVTTVHYPEGNGQFFRAADYAMHLAYSRNISDRFSVGVAGKYIYSSLYNSVVTASSFAFDIGTMYDMPEIRTRLGVALSNLGDDVQFLNEPYSLPTALRFGIALTLFQENETQLLSTVQIARPNDADEQYNAGFEYILSEMFTLRGGYKFAYEVEDFTGGFGVGLHSIGFNGTLQYGYNNFKVLPGTHTVTFEMNF, from the coding sequence ATGCTGAAATACACTCCAATTTTTCGAAGCGCTTACGCTCTTGTTTTTTTCTTTCTTTCTACAAATTCATTGGCAGGAAATCGTTCCGGAACTGTTGCCGAACAATTCTTGAAAATTCCTACTGATGCGCGCATTGTCGGATTAGGTGGTTCGTTTGCCGCTGTTGCTGAAGGAGTTTCTTCGCTGACACAAAATCCCGGCGGGCTGATGAGTATAGAAAACATAAGCGTTTCTGCAACATACACTCCATGGTTTGCCAACATCCAACATTCTTTTGTTGGCGCCGCAATGCGACTTGAAGATTTTGGCGTGTTCGGTGCAGGAATTACTATGCTTGCAACCGACGATATGCCCGTTACGACCGTTCATTATCCTGAAGGGAACGGACAATTTTTCCGCGCCGCAGATTATGCAATGCACCTTGCGTATTCAAGAAATATCAGTGACAGATTTTCTGTTGGTGTTGCAGGGAAATACATTTACTCTTCGTTGTACAACAGCGTTGTTACTGCAAGTTCGTTTGCATTCGATATCGGAACAATGTATGATATGCCGGAAATTCGCACACGCTTAGGAGTTGCGCTTTCAAATCTCGGAGACGATGTTCAATTCTTAAACGAACCGTATTCGTTGCCGACAGCATTGCGTTTTGGCATCGCACTCACGTTATTTCAGGAAAATGAAACACAACTTCTTTCTACTGTACAAATTGCGCGCCCCAATGATGCGGATGAACAATACAACGCCGGTTTCGAGTATATACTAAGTGAAATGTTCACACTGCGCGGCGGATACAAATTCGCGTACGAAGTTGAAGATTTTACTGGCGGATTTGGTGTTGGGCTTCATTCCATCGGATTCAACGGAACATTACAATATGGATATAATAATTTCAAAGTACTTCCGGGAACACACACGGTTACGTTTGAAATGAACTTTTAA
- a CDS encoding TlpA family protein disulfide reductase: protein MKHTITILLAALFILFTTKTFSGEKNEPVKAPNIELSQWMQGEIKAEKGKTFYDGKTLVLEFWATWCGPCRRIIPHMNELVEKFKNDSVVFVSVSDEKKETVEAFMAKTKMKASVALDNNGKTFSAYGVSSIPQMFLINTKGEVVWSGHPAMFSEEALNKFLSTGKIDLPLE, encoded by the coding sequence ATGAAACACACAATCACAATTTTACTCGCAGCACTTTTTATTTTATTCACAACCAAAACTTTTTCAGGAGAGAAAAATGAACCGGTTAAGGCACCGAACATTGAACTCTCACAATGGATGCAAGGCGAAATAAAAGCTGAGAAAGGAAAAACTTTTTACGATGGCAAAACGCTCGTTCTCGAATTTTGGGCAACGTGGTGCGGTCCTTGCAGAAGAATCATTCCGCATATGAATGAACTCGTCGAAAAATTCAAAAACGATTCCGTAGTTTTCGTTTCTGTATCCGATGAAAAAAAAGAAACGGTCGAAGCGTTTATGGCAAAAACCAAAATGAAAGCATCCGTCGCGCTTGATAACAATGGTAAAACATTTTCGGCGTACGGTGTTTCATCCATTCCACAAATGTTTCTTATCAACACAAAAGGTGAAGTTGTGTGGAGCGGACATCCCGCGATGTTTTCAGAAGAGGCGCTGAACAAATTTCTTTCCACAGGAAAAATTGATTTGCCGTTAGAATAA